In the Acidovorax sp. A79 genome, one interval contains:
- a CDS encoding nuclear transport factor 2 family protein → MRTASNELMQLERKFWQSMVDEDTDTALAMLDEPALMVSSHGAMQFDHATYRRMAEQGPMVIKSFELSNMNVLFPDDNTAVLTYHARQALTPRGKSEEINQEMTDSSVWMRKDGEWRCVMHTETPVDARPQH, encoded by the coding sequence ATGCGCACGGCAAGCAATGAGCTCATGCAGCTGGAAAGGAAATTCTGGCAATCGATGGTCGACGAGGACACGGACACCGCCCTCGCCATGCTCGATGAACCGGCACTGATGGTCAGCAGCCACGGCGCCATGCAGTTTGACCACGCCACCTACCGGCGGATGGCGGAACAGGGCCCGATGGTGATCAAGTCCTTCGAGCTGAGCAACATGAACGTGCTGTTCCCCGACGACAACACGGCCGTCCTGACCTACCACGCGCGGCAGGCCCTCACGCCCCGTGGAAAGTCGGAAGAAATCAATCAGGAAATGACGGATTCGTCCGTCTGGATGCGCAAGGACGGCGAGTGGCGCTGCGTGATGCACACGGAAACACCCGTGGACGCCCGCCCGCAGCACTGA
- the xrtH gene encoding exosortase H → MVRFFLIFIVVLAVLFRIDMLDEVQRVAIEPWTSLLATASAALMTPLDADVAHHGRILMSKATGFAVSIEAGCNGVEAAIILIAGMIAFPSSWKHKLAGIAIGIAAVQAVNLLRIISLYYLGKWNMTVFEFAHLYLWQALIMLDVLVVWMLWIRWIARQQPPSPPQPPLANAA, encoded by the coding sequence ATGGTCCGATTCTTTCTCATTTTCATCGTGGTGCTGGCGGTTCTCTTTCGCATCGACATGCTCGACGAGGTGCAACGGGTCGCCATCGAGCCCTGGACCAGCCTGCTAGCCACCGCCAGCGCGGCGCTCATGACCCCGCTCGATGCCGACGTGGCGCACCACGGCCGCATCCTGATGAGCAAGGCCACGGGCTTCGCGGTGTCCATCGAGGCGGGCTGCAACGGGGTGGAGGCGGCGATCATCCTCATCGCCGGCATGATCGCGTTTCCTTCGAGCTGGAAGCACAAGCTCGCCGGCATCGCCATCGGCATCGCGGCGGTGCAGGCCGTCAACCTGCTGCGCATCATCAGCCTGTACTACCTGGGCAAGTGGAACATGACCGTGTTCGAGTTTGCCCACCTGTACCTCTGGCAGGCGCTCATCATGCTGGATGTGCTGGTGGTCTGGATGCTCTGGATCCGCTGGATCGCCCGGCAACAACCTCCCTCACCCCCTCAACCCCCCCTCGCCAATGCAGCTTAG
- a CDS encoding DUF3592 domain-containing protein, giving the protein MAGRALPATLPVAGRAPAAMRHVISTPMATSNTRRKKHREAQARKGGGKSGTWAMALFALPFAAVGVGMLLFGVLPTLYDWGRMQGWQPVSATLVSARLETSRGSKSTTYSVSASYRYQVGGRDYQGQRVAIGSGADNIGDFQEQLGERLEAAQREGQPVQAWVNPSNPHEAVLDRSLRPGMQLFKMLFVVLFGGVGLGMLHGAWRGPRAGRGTQALEASAQPWMGRPAWAGNSIRSNKRYEVWVAWTFALVCNAIAWPSAIAHRDEALDGPQYLLVAVFGALLLAAVATLVWAVRATLDAWRFGDVRLVLDPFPGAIGGDFGATLALPVAHRPGQQHFAVTLSCVRHYRSRTGGKSESRETTVWQSQGVAQVEPRGDGIQLGLRLRVPAGLPATEPVDSEHHAWRLQVESADPGLRFLRVFDVPVYATGAASHGARADAAQHPQLREMRHAEVAAVSELERIPGGVRLYLPYGRAWKQTIVWMLAGAVFVGIAALAGGQDVPVLFLIAFGGLGGAAVVGGFYAVANSLSVELDGRGIRTERRLLGLMLVHHQAPATDIARLRVAESYSTQTGARQETFYRIEVELRNGKRLTVADSLRGRAAADHLLASIASQTGYPR; this is encoded by the coding sequence GTGGCCGGCCGCGCCTTGCCCGCCACGCTGCCGGTGGCGGGCAGGGCCCCGGCCGCCATGCGCCACGTCATCAGCACACCGATGGCCACCAGCAACACCCGGAGAAAGAAGCACCGCGAGGCCCAGGCGCGCAAGGGCGGGGGCAAGTCCGGCACCTGGGCGATGGCGCTGTTCGCGCTGCCCTTTGCCGCCGTGGGCGTGGGCATGCTGCTTTTCGGCGTGTTGCCCACGCTGTACGACTGGGGTCGCATGCAGGGCTGGCAGCCGGTGTCGGCCACGCTGGTGTCGGCGCGTCTGGAGACCTCGCGTGGCAGCAAGTCCACCACCTACAGCGTGTCGGCCAGCTACCGCTACCAGGTGGGGGGCCGGGACTATCAAGGCCAGCGCGTGGCGATTGGGTCCGGCGCGGACAACATCGGCGACTTCCAGGAGCAGCTGGGGGAACGCCTGGAGGCTGCCCAGCGCGAGGGCCAGCCGGTGCAGGCCTGGGTGAACCCGTCGAACCCCCACGAGGCCGTGCTGGACCGCAGCCTGCGCCCGGGCATGCAGCTGTTCAAGATGCTGTTCGTGGTGCTGTTCGGCGGCGTGGGCCTGGGCATGCTCCATGGCGCATGGCGCGGCCCCCGCGCCGGGCGCGGCACGCAGGCGCTGGAGGCATCGGCCCAGCCCTGGATGGGGCGGCCGGCCTGGGCGGGCAACAGCATCCGGTCGAACAAGCGCTATGAGGTGTGGGTCGCATGGACATTTGCCCTGGTCTGCAATGCGATCGCATGGCCGTCCGCGATCGCCCACCGGGACGAGGCGCTGGACGGCCCCCAGTACCTGCTGGTGGCCGTGTTCGGGGCCCTGCTGCTGGCGGCTGTCGCGACGCTGGTGTGGGCCGTGCGGGCCACGCTGGATGCCTGGCGCTTTGGCGATGTACGGCTGGTGCTGGACCCGTTTCCAGGCGCCATCGGCGGCGATTTTGGCGCCACGCTCGCGCTACCCGTGGCGCACCGGCCCGGGCAGCAGCACTTCGCGGTCACGCTCAGCTGCGTGCGGCACTACCGCAGCCGCACTGGCGGCAAGAGCGAGTCGCGCGAAACCACGGTATGGCAGAGCCAGGGCGTGGCCCAGGTCGAGCCCCGGGGCGATGGCATCCAGCTGGGTTTGCGCCTGCGGGTGCCGGCGGGCCTGCCCGCCACGGAGCCGGTGGACAGCGAACACCACGCATGGCGGCTGCAGGTGGAATCGGCCGATCCCGGGCTCAGGTTCCTGCGTGTGTTCGACGTGCCGGTGTACGCCACCGGCGCGGCTTCCCACGGGGCGCGCGCGGACGCGGCGCAGCATCCGCAGCTGCGGGAAATGCGCCACGCCGAGGTGGCCGCGGTGAGCGAGCTGGAGCGCATTCCCGGTGGGGTGCGGCTGTACCTGCCGTATGGGCGCGCCTGGAAGCAGACCATCGTCTGGATGCTCGCCGGGGCGGTGTTCGTGGGCATTGCCGCGCTGGCGGGCGGCCAGGATGTGCCGGTGCTCTTCCTCATCGCCTTCGGCGGCCTGGGCGGGGCGGCGGTGGTGGGCGGCTTCTACGCGGTGGCCAACAGCCTCAGCGTGGAGCTGGACGGCCGGGGCATCCGCACCGAGCGGCGGCTCCTGGGGCTCATGCTGGTCCACCACCAGGCGCCCGCCACGGACATCGCCCGGCTGCGGGTGGCCGAAAGCTATTCCACCCAGACGGGGGCGCGGCAGGAGACCTTCTACCGCATCGAGGTGGAGCTGCGCAACGGCAAGCGGCTCACCGTGGCCGACAGCCTGCGCGGGCGCGCGGCGGCCGACCACCTGCTGGCCTCCATCGCGTCGCAGACGGGGTACCCGCGCTAG
- a CDS encoding EVE domain-containing protein — protein MTTPTASHRAPRYWLMKSEPDECSIDDALAAPDATVPWTGVRNYQARNFMRDEMHIGDGVLFYHSSCPEPGIAGIARVASSVRPDPTQFDPQSPYHDPKSPPDKPRWLLLDVQAVRKTRLVNLAQLRARPELGEMRVLQRGNRLSITPVEPAEWSLILEMLEPRAAARQG, from the coding sequence ATGACCACGCCCACCGCATCCCACCGCGCGCCCCGCTACTGGCTCATGAAGTCCGAGCCGGACGAGTGCTCCATCGACGACGCCCTGGCTGCCCCGGACGCCACCGTGCCCTGGACCGGGGTGCGCAACTACCAGGCGCGCAATTTCATGCGCGACGAGATGCACATCGGCGATGGCGTGCTGTTCTACCACTCCAGCTGCCCGGAACCGGGCATCGCGGGCATTGCCCGCGTGGCGTCTTCCGTGCGGCCCGACCCCACCCAGTTCGATCCGCAATCGCCCTACCACGACCCCAAATCCCCGCCGGACAAGCCGCGCTGGCTGCTGCTGGACGTGCAGGCGGTGCGCAAGACACGGCTCGTCAACCTGGCGCAGCTGCGGGCGCGCCCCGAACTGGGGGAGATGCGGGTGCTGCAGCGGGGCAACCGCCTGTCGATCACGCCGGTGGAGCCTGCCGAGTGGAGCCTGATCCTGGAGATGCTGGAGCCGCGCGCGGCGGCCCGCCAGGGGTAG
- a CDS encoding diguanylate cyclase translates to MQFRGSRRFKLFFPLFSTEKKEEGEGAAGAMDAADTAQDASPAVSPERSFNTRLSIHVAIAILATALLALTIVVPTFHEFEMARQGLHDIQHFRRVLDIATLVAAERGPANVVMSEAPAPDSAGTRRLAQLRSRVDAALAALAQPQPPRWGLHHHPVPPELLEGVTQQLARARRQVDEAAAVPLASLRPDELDAAIQGMFEASDKVQAIIAWQANEILHHDASLASPVLIGQMLNDFRDYGGRAASQIMAPIALRQRLPLKNIIESRQTQGRLRALWQVIGAHGGLHDNETLARTREEIERGYFGDGFALIDRLIAEGRPGARYTMSAIEFTERYVPTMRPIETYRSVFLDAAVKRSEHNRDAALATLAAVAVVTGAIFAILVWLILSVRARVFRPLLHAHAAVLRLAEDRPAVPYGHPTAAGEVTGLFRAIEVLQGKLRERASMANELKSLAETDGLTSLLNRRALDGHAQAPRAGRGAGGPMCLILLDIDHFKAVNDTHGHPTGDRVLIQVARLLRTVLRSNDIVARFGGEEFAVLVAGDDMAGTLVIAEKLRQALERETFTSAEDTALRVTASFGVACGYRGEAGWPQLVERADAALYRAKADGRNCVRSAPMAPVPQDGPVPVPLPPG, encoded by the coding sequence GTGCAATTTCGGGGCTCCAGGAGGTTCAAGCTGTTCTTTCCACTGTTTTCCACAGAGAAAAAAGAAGAAGGAGAGGGCGCGGCGGGCGCCATGGATGCGGCGGACACCGCGCAGGACGCCAGCCCCGCGGTGTCGCCGGAGCGCAGCTTCAACACGAGGCTGTCGATCCATGTCGCGATCGCGATCCTCGCCACGGCGCTGCTCGCGCTGACGATCGTGGTGCCGACGTTCCACGAATTCGAGATGGCGCGGCAGGGGCTGCACGACATCCAGCATTTCCGGCGCGTTCTCGATATCGCCACCCTGGTCGCGGCGGAGCGGGGGCCCGCGAATGTCGTGATGTCCGAAGCGCCCGCGCCCGACAGCGCGGGAACCCGGCGCCTGGCACAGTTGCGGTCCCGGGTGGACGCCGCGCTGGCGGCGCTGGCGCAGCCGCAGCCGCCGCGCTGGGGCCTGCACCACCACCCCGTGCCGCCGGAGTTGCTGGAGGGTGTCACGCAGCAGCTGGCCCGGGCGCGGCGCCAGGTCGACGAGGCGGCGGCGGTGCCCCTGGCCTCGCTGCGTCCGGACGAGCTGGATGCGGCCATCCAGGGCATGTTCGAGGCGTCCGACAAAGTCCAGGCGATCATCGCTTGGCAGGCCAACGAGATCCTGCACCACGACGCGAGCCTGGCCTCTCCCGTCCTGATCGGCCAGATGCTCAACGACTTCCGGGACTATGGGGGACGGGCCGCCTCGCAGATCATGGCGCCCATCGCCCTGAGGCAGCGCCTGCCGCTCAAGAACATCATCGAGAGCCGGCAAACGCAGGGGCGGCTGAGGGCGCTGTGGCAGGTGATCGGCGCCCACGGGGGGCTGCATGACAATGAAACGCTGGCAAGAACCCGCGAAGAGATCGAACGCGGCTACTTCGGCGATGGTTTTGCGCTGATCGACCGGCTGATCGCCGAAGGACGCCCGGGCGCCCGCTACACGATGTCGGCGATCGAGTTCACCGAGCGCTACGTGCCGACCATGCGGCCGATTGAAACCTACCGCAGCGTTTTCCTGGACGCGGCGGTCAAGCGGTCCGAGCACAACAGGGATGCGGCGCTGGCCACTCTGGCGGCGGTGGCGGTCGTGACGGGCGCCATCTTCGCGATCCTGGTGTGGCTGATTCTTTCGGTGCGGGCCCGCGTCTTCCGCCCGCTGCTCCATGCCCACGCGGCGGTCCTGCGGCTGGCCGAAGACCGGCCCGCCGTGCCCTACGGGCACCCCACGGCCGCGGGCGAGGTCACCGGCCTCTTTCGCGCCATCGAGGTGCTCCAGGGCAAGCTCAGGGAGCGGGCGTCCATGGCCAACGAGCTCAAGAGCCTGGCAGAGACGGACGGCCTGACCTCGCTGCTCAACCGCCGGGCGCTCGACGGGCACGCGCAGGCCCCGCGGGCCGGAAGGGGCGCGGGGGGCCCGATGTGCCTCATCCTCCTGGACATCGACCACTTCAAGGCCGTCAACGACACCCACGGCCATCCCACCGGCGACCGCGTGCTCATCCAGGTCGCCAGGCTGCTGCGCACGGTTCTGCGCTCCAACGACATCGTGGCCCGTTTTGGCGGGGAGGAGTTCGCGGTGCTGGTTGCGGGGGACGACATGGCCGGGACCCTCGTGATCGCCGAGAAGCTGCGCCAGGCGCTCGAGCGGGAAACCTTCACCTCGGCGGAGGACACCGCGCTGCGCGTCACGGCCAGCTTTGGCGTGGCGTGCGGCTACCGGGGCGAGGCCGGATGGCCGCAGCTGGTGGAACGGGCGGATGCCGCGCTGTACCGCGCGAAGGCGGACGGCCGCAACTGCGTGCGCTCGGCGCCCATGGCGCCGGTGCCGCAAGACGGGCCGGTACCCGTGCCACTCCCGCCAGGGTAG
- a CDS encoding 2OG-Fe(II) oxygenase has product MSALPQDTHPWPARVAALDWAQATDDLHTQGHAVLPRLLGEHECTALAGLYRHAGPPLFRSRVVMQRHGFGLGEYQYFSYPLPDVVAGLRDALYPHLCPIANHWNAAMGIDARYPPRHADFIARCHAAGQLRPTPLLLQYASGDYNCLHQDLYGEHVFPLQLAILLSEPGRDFTGGEFVLTEQRPRMQSRAEVVPLRQGDAVAFAVHHRPVQGTRGAYRVHMRHGVSRVRSGQRHTAGIIFHDAA; this is encoded by the coding sequence ATGAGTGCCCTGCCCCAGGACACGCACCCCTGGCCTGCCCGCGTGGCGGCCCTCGACTGGGCCCAGGCCACCGACGACCTGCACACGCAGGGGCATGCGGTGCTGCCTCGGCTGCTGGGCGAGCACGAATGCACAGCGCTCGCGGGGCTGTACCGCCACGCCGGCCCGCCCCTGTTCCGCAGCCGCGTGGTGATGCAGCGCCACGGTTTTGGCCTGGGCGAGTACCAGTACTTCAGCTACCCGCTGCCGGACGTGGTGGCCGGGCTGCGCGATGCGCTATACCCCCATCTGTGCCCCATCGCCAACCACTGGAACGCCGCCATGGGCATCGATGCGCGCTACCCGCCGCGCCATGCCGACTTCATCGCGCGCTGCCATGCTGCGGGCCAGTTGCGCCCCACGCCGCTGCTGCTGCAGTACGCGAGCGGCGACTACAACTGCCTGCACCAGGACCTGTACGGCGAGCACGTGTTCCCGCTGCAGCTGGCCATCCTGCTGTCGGAGCCCGGCCGCGACTTCACCGGTGGCGAGTTCGTGCTGACCGAGCAGCGCCCGCGCATGCAGTCGCGCGCCGAGGTCGTCCCCCTGCGCCAGGGCGATGCCGTGGCCTTCGCCGTGCACCACCGCCCGGTGCAGGGCACGCGCGGCGCCTACCGCGTCCACATGCGCCACGGCGTGAGCCGCGTGCGCTCGGGGCAGCGGCACACGGCGGGCATCATCTTTCACGATGCTGCATAG
- the alkB gene encoding DNA oxidative demethylase AlkB, whose protein sequence is MNLGLFDELPATPQAPEWLESGAVVLRGFALAQAAQLLQAVEAVAARAPFRHLVTPGGKRMSVAMTNCGPLGWISDRSGYRYGPTDPLTGERWPPMPEVFHALAREAAGAAGYPGFAPDACLINRYSPGTRLSLHQDRDEGNYDHPIVSVSLGIPAVFLWGGAQRTDKARRVGLLHGDVVVWGGPARLRFHGVLPLAEAAHALTGAQRINLTFRRARQEPGPVSSAGGAA, encoded by the coding sequence ATGAACCTCGGTCTTTTTGATGAACTGCCCGCCACGCCCCAGGCGCCCGAATGGCTGGAGTCAGGCGCCGTGGTGCTGCGCGGCTTTGCCCTGGCGCAGGCGGCGCAGCTGCTGCAGGCCGTCGAGGCGGTGGCGGCCCGCGCACCGTTCAGGCACCTGGTCACGCCCGGCGGCAAGCGCATGTCGGTGGCCATGACGAACTGCGGGCCGCTGGGGTGGATCAGCGACCGCAGCGGCTACCGCTACGGTCCCACGGACCCGCTGACGGGCGAACGGTGGCCGCCCATGCCGGAGGTTTTCCATGCGCTGGCCCGCGAGGCCGCCGGGGCGGCGGGCTACCCCGGCTTCGCGCCCGACGCCTGCCTCATCAACCGCTACAGCCCGGGCACGCGGCTGTCACTCCACCAGGACCGCGACGAGGGCAACTACGACCACCCCATCGTGTCCGTCAGCCTGGGCATCCCGGCGGTCTTCCTGTGGGGTGGCGCGCAGCGCACGGACAAGGCCCGCCGCGTGGGGCTGCTGCATGGCGACGTGGTCGTGTGGGGCGGCCCGGCGCGCCTGCGGTTCCATGGCGTGCTGCCGCTGGCCGAGGCCGCGCATGCGCTGACGGGCGCGCAGCGCATCAACCTCACCTTTCGCCGGGCGCGCCAGGAACCTGGGCCGGTCTCTTCAGCAGGCGGCGCTGCCTAG
- a CDS encoding class I SAM-dependent methyltransferase translates to MQALLDAIAAMPLPTDAQRIFHGRGGLHPGCEQWVLDVYPPVFVLTSFAPATEEALDAIGAALQARWSLIAPDGQPLNWVFQHRGEALRAEGRSDTRLMAGAVPDPHAVTEAGARFRVHVLRGQNHGLFLDMAGGRRWVRDFAAARGADRYGLKVLNLFAYTCAFSVVALQAGARQVVNVDMSHGAIAVGQQNHQLNGIATGASFLAHDIFSSWGKITRSGPYGLVIVDPPSYQKGSFVATKDYARLMRRLPDLLAPGGHALLCLNAPELGEGFLREQMQAQAPGLSFVERVDNPAAFADVDPERALKVLVYAAPDL, encoded by the coding sequence ATGCAAGCCCTGCTCGACGCCATCGCCGCGATGCCCCTGCCCACCGATGCCCAGCGCATCTTCCACGGCCGGGGCGGGCTGCACCCGGGCTGCGAGCAATGGGTGCTCGATGTGTACCCGCCCGTTTTTGTACTCACCAGCTTTGCCCCGGCCACCGAGGAAGCGCTCGACGCCATTGGCGCCGCGCTGCAGGCGCGGTGGTCGCTGATCGCGCCGGATGGCCAGCCGCTGAACTGGGTGTTCCAGCACCGGGGCGAGGCGCTGCGCGCCGAGGGCCGCAGCGATACCCGCCTCATGGCGGGCGCCGTGCCCGACCCGCATGCGGTCACCGAGGCCGGCGCACGTTTTCGCGTGCACGTGCTTCGCGGGCAGAACCACGGCCTGTTCCTGGACATGGCCGGTGGTCGCCGCTGGGTGCGCGACTTTGCCGCCGCGCGCGGCGCGGACCGCTACGGCCTGAAGGTGCTCAACCTCTTTGCCTACACCTGTGCGTTCTCGGTCGTGGCGCTGCAGGCGGGCGCGCGGCAGGTGGTCAACGTGGACATGAGCCATGGCGCCATCGCCGTGGGCCAGCAGAACCACCAGCTCAACGGCATCGCCACGGGCGCGAGCTTTCTGGCGCACGACATCTTCAGCAGCTGGGGCAAGATCACCCGCAGCGGGCCGTATGGCCTGGTCATCGTGGACCCGCCGAGCTACCAGAAGGGCAGCTTCGTGGCCACGAAGGACTATGCCCGCCTCATGCGCCGCCTGCCGGACCTGCTGGCGCCCGGCGGACACGCGCTGCTGTGCCTGAACGCGCCGGAGCTGGGCGAGGGATTCCTGCGGGAGCAGATGCAGGCGCAGGCGCCCGGGCTGTCGTTCGTGGAGAGGGTGGACAACCCGGCGGCATTTGCGGACGTGGACCCGGAACGCGCCCTCAAGGTGCTGGTGTACGCGGCGCCGGACCTTTAA
- the ada gene encoding bifunctional DNA-binding transcriptional regulator/O6-methylguanine-DNA methyltransferase Ada, translated as MPHRATPSAKAAQAAAATQADPRWAAVVARSAAADGSFWYSVQTTGVYCRPSCAARTPRPENVRFHASCDEAEAAGFRPCQRCKPRQPSALAHHAELVTQACRIIEAEEATTLDALAARVGLSSSHLHRVFKQATGLTPKAYAAARREQRVRSALEQQPTASVTDAIYGAGYQSSSRFYEKSAQVLGMTPTRYRAGGAAQRIRFAVGQCSLGAILVAHSGQGLCAILLGDDPEALVHDLQDRFAQAQLVGGDAQFESLVAQVVAFVEAPGLGLDLPLDVRGTAFQQRVWQALRAIPPGQTASYADIARRIGAPTATRAVAQACGANTLAVAIPCHRVVRSDGALSGYRWGVERKRALLDREAGAAEPAHTREKAA; from the coding sequence ATGCCCCACCGCGCAACACCCTCCGCCAAGGCCGCACAGGCCGCTGCCGCCACCCAGGCCGACCCGCGCTGGGCGGCGGTGGTGGCGCGCAGCGCGGCGGCGGATGGCAGCTTCTGGTACTCGGTGCAGACCACGGGCGTGTACTGCCGCCCCAGTTGCGCGGCGCGCACGCCCCGGCCCGAGAACGTGCGTTTCCATGCCAGCTGCGACGAGGCTGAAGCAGCCGGATTTCGCCCCTGCCAGCGCTGCAAGCCCCGGCAGCCCTCGGCGCTGGCACACCATGCCGAGCTGGTCACGCAGGCCTGCCGCATCATCGAAGCCGAAGAAGCCACCACGCTCGATGCGCTGGCGGCCCGCGTGGGGCTGAGCAGTTCGCACCTGCACCGCGTCTTCAAGCAGGCCACCGGCCTCACGCCCAAGGCCTACGCCGCCGCCCGGCGGGAGCAGCGTGTGCGCAGTGCCCTCGAGCAACAACCCACGGCCTCCGTGACAGACGCCATCTACGGCGCGGGCTACCAGTCGAGCAGCCGGTTCTATGAGAAATCCGCCCAGGTGCTGGGCATGACCCCCACGCGCTACCGCGCGGGCGGCGCGGCGCAGCGCATCCGCTTTGCGGTGGGGCAGTGCTCGCTGGGCGCGATCCTGGTGGCGCACAGCGGCCAGGGCCTGTGCGCCATCCTGCTGGGCGACGACCCCGAAGCCCTGGTGCACGACCTGCAGGACCGTTTTGCCCAGGCCCAGCTGGTGGGCGGCGATGCGCAATTCGAATCGCTCGTGGCCCAGGTCGTGGCCTTTGTCGAAGCGCCCGGCCTGGGCCTGGACTTGCCGCTGGACGTGCGGGGCACGGCCTTCCAGCAGCGCGTGTGGCAGGCGCTGCGTGCCATTCCCCCGGGGCAGACCGCCAGCTATGCCGACATCGCCCGGCGCATCGGCGCGCCCACCGCCACCCGCGCCGTGGCGCAGGCCTGTGGCGCCAACACGCTGGCGGTGGCCATACCGTGCCACCGGGTGGTGCGCAGCGACGGCGCGCTCTCGGGCTACCGCTGGGGCGTGGAGCGCAAGCGGGCGCTGCTGGACCGCGAAGCCGGCGCCGCTGAACCAGCACACACGCGGGAGAAGGCCGCATGA
- a CDS encoding exosortase H-associated membrane protein, with protein MQLSSVGRFLLVAIGSLLCLMPLWYYLSPQLSKPVFFMAGEASSAVFHWALSYTQKETTGVLNTTLKVVSVQNGQFRSGKLAPVVDYRLLGYGIVILWALLLASFPRGWVRKLLIGSVAMLPIQAVNVALQWCNDAFNRAGREVFVQTGLPGWVADVVAFLYHFNLFIFTALAPVMLWLLLDREFLAKLHAQARAAAAVQQPPQSQQPQQPQQPE; from the coding sequence ATGCAGCTTAGTTCGGTCGGACGTTTCCTGCTGGTCGCCATTGGCAGCCTGCTGTGCCTGATGCCGTTGTGGTACTACCTGTCGCCGCAACTCTCCAAGCCCGTGTTCTTCATGGCGGGCGAGGCGTCTTCCGCCGTGTTCCACTGGGCGCTGAGCTACACCCAGAAGGAGACCACTGGGGTGCTGAACACCACGCTCAAGGTGGTCTCGGTGCAAAACGGCCAGTTCCGCTCGGGCAAGCTCGCCCCCGTGGTGGACTACCGCCTGCTGGGCTACGGCATCGTGATCCTGTGGGCATTGCTGCTTGCCTCGTTTCCTCGCGGCTGGGTGCGAAAACTGCTCATCGGCTCGGTGGCCATGCTGCCGATCCAGGCGGTCAACGTCGCCCTGCAGTGGTGCAACGACGCCTTCAACCGCGCCGGGCGCGAGGTGTTCGTGCAGACGGGGCTGCCCGGGTGGGTGGCCGACGTGGTGGCGTTCCTCTACCACTTCAACCTGTTCATCTTCACCGCGCTGGCCCCGGTGATGCTGTGGCTGCTGCTGGACCGGGAGTTCCTGGCCAAGCTGCATGCCCAGGCACGGGCGGCGGCCGCTGTCCAGCAGCCGCCGCAATCCCAGCAACCCCAGCAACCCCAGCAACCTGAGTAG